One region of Halohasta litchfieldiae genomic DNA includes:
- a CDS encoding AsnC family transcriptional regulator, with the protein MRELDETDRRIIRLLLENARRPYSEIADHVDLSAPAVADRISRLEDLGVIEGFTLNLDSSMLRDGVEVLVDCSVSPGHTTAVADSLGDLERVEHQYVTADARVVVHATLGPDGVDGLLEDVETDHLREIDVSLLSAAEWTPRLGEAQLAVDCDECGNAVRSDGESAVIDGTQYHFCCGSCLANFEDRFEQFQKGA; encoded by the coding sequence ATGCGAGAGCTGGACGAAACCGACCGCCGAATTATTCGGCTGCTGCTCGAAAACGCCCGTCGACCGTACAGCGAGATCGCCGACCACGTCGACCTCTCGGCCCCAGCGGTGGCCGACCGGATCAGCCGTCTCGAAGACCTCGGCGTCATCGAGGGGTTTACCCTCAATCTCGATAGCTCGATGCTTCGGGATGGCGTTGAAGTGCTCGTCGACTGTTCGGTCAGTCCCGGCCATACAACGGCTGTCGCCGACAGTCTTGGGGATCTCGAACGAGTCGAACACCAGTACGTCACTGCCGACGCGCGCGTGGTTGTCCACGCAACACTCGGTCCCGATGGGGTCGACGGGCTGCTGGAGGATGTTGAGACCGACCACCTCCGAGAGATCGATGTGAGTCTCCTGTCGGCTGCGGAGTGGACCCCCCGACTCGGCGAGGCCCAGCTTGCGGTCGACTGCGACGAGTGTGGCAACGCCGTCAGAAGCGACGGCGAATCGGCCGTGATCGACGGCACACAGTACCACTTCTGCTGTGGCTCCTGTCTGGCGAACTTCGAAGACCGGTTCGAGCAGTTCCAGAAAGGAGCATAA
- a CDS encoding DUF4166 domain-containing protein — protein MTGVYERALGAEAEALHPKVRSRYGIASDSYCRCVGRGEMDISRGTHVLPVLLLMTGQNMLFPEGGHDIPFTVTTIGYEHESGYEVLTTRREFEFSRRRRRFDSLTLWDEANGRLLDFLGTDGRIVSELHPRVESGALVVEAGRQWLRTSGRYIPLAGPMAADLEVRDRYDETDEQYHVTATVENTLAGHIMSYRGAFTQDQTPVDSVPPTLRLVENLSTLPPQ, from the coding sequence ATGACCGGGGTCTACGAGCGGGCGCTCGGTGCGGAGGCAGAGGCGCTCCATCCGAAAGTTCGCTCACGGTACGGCATCGCATCCGACAGCTACTGTCGGTGTGTCGGTCGGGGGGAGATGGACATCAGCCGCGGCACCCATGTGCTTCCCGTCCTCCTGTTGATGACTGGACAGAACATGCTGTTTCCCGAGGGCGGACACGATATTCCGTTCACCGTGACGACGATTGGCTACGAACATGAGTCCGGCTACGAGGTGCTCACCACCCGCCGGGAGTTCGAGTTCAGCCGCCGTCGACGCCGCTTCGATTCGTTGACCCTCTGGGACGAAGCCAACGGTCGACTGCTGGATTTCTTGGGCACCGATGGCCGAATCGTCTCGGAACTCCATCCTCGTGTCGAGTCTGGGGCGCTTGTCGTCGAGGCTGGCCGTCAGTGGCTTCGGACCAGTGGCCGATACATCCCGCTTGCGGGACCGATGGCGGCTGATCTCGAAGTGCGTGACCGCTACGACGAAACCGACGAGCAGTATCACGTCACCGCGACCGTCGAAAACACGCTTGCTGGCCACATTATGAGCTACCGTGGGGCGTTTACACAGGACCAGACCCCGGTCGACAGTGTGCCGCCGACGCTCCGACTCGTTGAGAACCTCTCGACGCTGCCGCCACAGTGA
- a CDS encoding YndJ family protein, with translation MTRSATGSVVGSSPSVGRFALTDLSAVFGGAVWLAVVVAGSLSAIERAVVLAPLVLVPLGLTMVGPLPVEGLPHWLYPAAVVLQPVGAVCVLASFLVSTPSVAAGAAVVWLLVTGLLGVVGLQRLVDRGGLAPISDTAIDSGLVYSVVGAVALVLHHLGISFWFEPVIILLTAIHFHYAGFVLPVLAGLTGRAVGTPGRGFQLLTGVILLGPAIIAVGISFSPLVEFVAVGLFTTTVAVFGGYVVVRVVPDRSRVQGLCLVGSALALPVSMLLALAYAVMVVSGIDPLGVSLSRMVRFHGSLNAFGFALLGLLGWRVDVPVRTGTT, from the coding sequence ATGACTCGCTCTGCCACCGGTTCTGTAGTTGGATCGTCGCCCAGCGTCGGTCGGTTCGCGCTGACCGATCTGAGTGCGGTGTTCGGTGGGGCGGTCTGGCTGGCTGTTGTGGTCGCTGGCTCGCTGTCTGCTATCGAGCGGGCGGTGGTGCTTGCCCCGCTCGTGTTGGTTCCACTCGGGTTGACGATGGTTGGGCCGCTGCCGGTTGAGGGCCTGCCACACTGGCTGTATCCAGCGGCTGTGGTACTACAGCCGGTCGGGGCTGTCTGTGTTCTCGCCTCGTTTCTCGTCTCGACGCCCAGCGTGGCGGCCGGTGCGGCAGTGGTCTGGCTGCTCGTTACCGGGCTGCTCGGGGTTGTCGGCCTCCAGCGACTCGTCGACCGCGGGGGTCTCGCTCCGATAAGCGACACCGCAATTGACAGCGGATTAGTATACAGTGTGGTTGGTGCGGTTGCACTCGTCCTCCATCATCTCGGGATCAGTTTCTGGTTTGAGCCGGTGATCATCCTGCTGACAGCGATCCATTTCCACTATGCGGGATTCGTTCTCCCGGTCCTCGCTGGACTGACTGGTCGCGCAGTTGGGACTCCCGGACGTGGGTTTCAGCTACTCACCGGGGTTATCCTCCTCGGGCCAGCGATTATTGCGGTCGGCATCTCGTTTTCACCGCTCGTCGAGTTCGTTGCGGTCGGCCTGTTCACCACAACAGTTGCCGTGTTTGGTGGCTACGTCGTGGTCCGGGTTGTCCCCGACCGCTCCCGAGTTCAGGGGCTCTGTCTCGTCGGCTCAGCGCTGGCACTCCCGGTTTCGATGCTGTTGGCCCTCGCCTACGCAGTGATGGTGGTTTCCGGAATCGATCCGCTTGGGGTTAGTCTGTCGCGGATGGTTCGATTCCATGGCTCGCTCAACGCCTTCGGATTCGCACTGCTTGGACTGCTCGGCTGGCGCGTCGACGTTCCAGTGCGGACCGGGACGACATAG
- a CDS encoding PGF-CTERM sorting domain-containing protein: MSNGRIAVLTLTVLVAITLASTATVAETPDDDGMIELTDKVSVWSESTYAISQKHPDETSEVESPLVASNPTRNVDGTYSDGTSVDGVTSDPAATAVGQGSLLQFNYWSDNGADTEQFAGTETSMVVAKLDEPSDPAANGAAELSAERAANLLVADDRNERAEFDTQFTEDGEHDMRVVDDDGYFPSYYRLDEDSESGVYVLYVIETVEGDGVTVDSDGLETDGQINVLGIDSVAVQDGNSTVSADAGEVGQPVEFDVSADGENVDHTVGLFDEETFGAEDITYSTDQDVEDDITPDDVSVDGAAVHGVADVEDATVFGSAVSDSPAAHTSEIGVVTSHLATASPDASGPAGSVTARTDVSGSETISVGTEADWSAGEYTYVHIATADDGTTTTTHGTVELTANESSEMNESDEMNESNETTDEETNSDTPGFGLVVAVGALLAVVLSARRRSNSN, from the coding sequence ATGTCGAACGGACGCATCGCAGTGTTAACACTCACCGTGCTGGTTGCTATCACCCTCGCGTCGACGGCGACTGTCGCCGAGACACCCGACGATGACGGGATGATCGAACTCACCGATAAGGTCTCGGTCTGGTCGGAGTCGACCTACGCGATCAGTCAGAAACATCCGGATGAGACCTCGGAGGTCGAGAGTCCGTTGGTGGCATCGAACCCCACGCGGAACGTCGACGGGACGTATTCGGACGGGACGAGCGTCGACGGCGTCACGAGCGATCCCGCGGCGACAGCAGTCGGTCAGGGATCGCTGCTCCAGTTCAACTACTGGTCGGACAACGGTGCCGACACCGAGCAGTTCGCCGGCACCGAAACCTCGATGGTCGTCGCCAAACTCGATGAGCCCTCGGATCCGGCCGCCAACGGGGCCGCCGAACTCTCGGCCGAACGCGCGGCGAATCTCTTGGTTGCCGACGACCGCAACGAGCGGGCGGAGTTCGACACGCAGTTTACCGAGGACGGAGAGCATGACATGCGCGTCGTCGACGACGATGGCTACTTCCCCTCGTACTACCGGCTGGATGAGGACAGCGAGAGCGGCGTCTACGTTCTCTACGTCATCGAGACCGTTGAGGGCGACGGTGTGACCGTCGACAGCGATGGGCTGGAAACTGACGGCCAGATCAACGTGCTCGGTATCGATAGCGTCGCCGTCCAAGACGGCAATTCGACCGTGTCTGCCGACGCTGGTGAGGTTGGCCAGCCAGTCGAGTTCGACGTCAGCGCCGATGGTGAGAACGTCGACCACACGGTTGGGCTCTTCGACGAGGAGACATTCGGAGCAGAGGATATCACTTACAGTACGGACCAGGATGTCGAGGACGACATCACGCCCGACGATGTGAGCGTCGACGGGGCGGCAGTCCACGGTGTTGCTGATGTCGAGGATGCCACCGTCTTCGGAAGCGCTGTCAGCGACAGTCCGGCAGCCCACACGAGCGAGATCGGTGTGGTGACCAGCCATCTCGCGACTGCATCGCCGGACGCCAGTGGCCCGGCGGGCTCGGTCACTGCTCGAACAGACGTGAGCGGGAGCGAAACGATCAGCGTCGGAACGGAGGCCGACTGGTCGGCCGGTGAGTACACCTACGTCCATATTGCAACAGCCGACGACGGGACGACGACCACGACACACGGCACGGTAGAGCTTACAGCCAACGAGAGCAGTGAGATGAACGAAAGCGACGAAATGAACGAGAGCAACGAAACGACCGACGAGGAGACGAACTCCGACACACCCGGCTTCGGTCTCGTTGTCGCAGTGGGCGCACTGTTGGCCGTTGTACTCAGTGCGAGACGGCGAAGCAATAGTAACTGA
- a CDS encoding heavy metal translocating P-type ATPase, whose translation MSRTVRLEIEGMSCATCVGNVEEAVDSLTGVDEVNANFAADEGSVAYDPEAVSLSEIYEAIEGSGYDPVRETLTVDIGGMSCATCSKTNKEAIESVPGVIEATVNFASDEATVEYNPVDTEIDQIYEAIEDAGYEPVRPTDDEDSDGEQRESVAQREMEKQWQLVVFGGILTAPFVLVMVDMFVAGFLPESVAGISLGWIEFGLATLLMATLGKEFLVGAYRAAVNNRQANMDTLVAMGTSVGYVYSAVVLLGLLSVDSGLYFEAVAFILWFITLGNWLEARSKAQASDALRSLLELEAEEATVIREDGSEETIPLSAVDVGDRLKVRPGERVPTDGVVRNGESAVDESMVTGESVPVEKQPGDEVVGSTINENGVLEVEATRVGKDTAIQQIVERVKQAQARQPDIQRLVDRISAVFVPAVILNAVVWASLWYLFPEALFGVAEALPLWSPVGGGPVAGGVPLIEFSMIVLASALLIACPCALGLATPAATMVGSTISATNGVLFKGADILEKARSVDTVVFDKTGTLTHGEMELTDVVVIDRPATDGGIESDGGVVEASVDEAFVLGAAASAESSSEHPLAEAIVDEARERELDVANPSEFENVPGHGVRATTEYGETLVGNRKLMVDNGIDPKPAAAEMERLEGEGKTAMLVAVDTHLVGVVATADTVRESAKQTVSELHERGLEVVMLTGDNERTAAAVAKEVGIDPNSVRAEVLPEDKADAVDDLQADGNRVMMVGDGVNDAPALTTAHIGVAIGSGTDVAIESADVTLMRDDPADVLKVIRLSEATLSKIRQNLFWALAYNATLIPVASLGLLNPALAGLAMAGSSVSVMTNSLLFRGYDPHEDYHLLVTRLFR comes from the coding sequence ATGAGCAGAACAGTGCGATTAGAAATCGAGGGGATGTCGTGTGCAACCTGTGTCGGCAACGTCGAGGAGGCGGTCGACTCCCTCACAGGCGTCGACGAGGTGAATGCCAACTTCGCGGCCGACGAAGGATCGGTGGCGTACGATCCGGAAGCGGTGAGCCTCAGTGAGATCTACGAGGCTATCGAAGGAAGCGGCTACGACCCAGTTAGAGAGACCCTAACGGTCGACATCGGCGGGATGTCCTGTGCGACTTGCTCGAAGACCAACAAGGAGGCCATCGAGTCGGTGCCGGGCGTTATCGAGGCAACGGTCAACTTCGCAAGCGATGAGGCGACCGTCGAGTACAACCCGGTCGACACCGAGATCGATCAAATCTACGAGGCCATCGAAGACGCCGGCTACGAGCCAGTGCGTCCGACCGATGACGAAGACAGTGACGGCGAACAGCGAGAGTCGGTCGCCCAACGCGAGATGGAAAAACAGTGGCAACTCGTCGTCTTCGGTGGGATACTGACCGCACCGTTCGTCCTGGTGATGGTCGACATGTTCGTCGCTGGCTTTCTGCCGGAGTCAGTCGCGGGGATTTCGCTCGGCTGGATCGAGTTCGGTCTTGCGACGCTGCTAATGGCAACGCTGGGCAAGGAGTTCCTCGTCGGAGCCTACCGCGCGGCGGTGAACAACCGGCAGGCCAACATGGACACCCTCGTGGCGATGGGGACCTCGGTCGGCTACGTCTACAGCGCTGTCGTCTTGCTGGGACTGCTATCTGTCGACAGCGGCCTCTACTTCGAAGCAGTGGCGTTCATCCTCTGGTTTATCACGCTGGGCAACTGGCTCGAAGCCCGGTCGAAGGCCCAAGCCAGCGATGCGCTGCGCTCGCTGCTGGAACTCGAAGCCGAGGAGGCGACCGTGATCCGCGAGGACGGCAGCGAGGAGACGATTCCGCTCTCGGCGGTCGACGTTGGTGACCGCCTAAAAGTCCGCCCCGGTGAGCGAGTTCCGACCGACGGCGTGGTCCGAAATGGCGAGAGCGCGGTCGACGAGTCGATGGTGACCGGCGAGAGTGTGCCAGTTGAAAAGCAGCCGGGCGACGAGGTGGTGGGCTCAACGATCAACGAAAACGGTGTTCTGGAGGTCGAGGCGACGCGAGTCGGGAAAGATACCGCGATCCAGCAGATCGTCGAGCGCGTCAAACAGGCCCAAGCCCGACAGCCGGATATTCAGCGGCTGGTCGACCGTATCAGCGCGGTGTTCGTCCCCGCAGTGATTCTCAACGCGGTCGTCTGGGCGAGCCTCTGGTATCTGTTTCCCGAAGCGCTGTTCGGGGTCGCTGAGGCGCTGCCGCTGTGGTCGCCCGTGGGCGGCGGGCCGGTTGCTGGCGGTGTCCCACTCATCGAGTTCTCGATGATCGTGCTGGCCAGCGCGCTGTTGATCGCCTGTCCCTGCGCGCTCGGGCTGGCAACCCCCGCCGCGACGATGGTGGGGTCGACGATTTCCGCGACCAACGGCGTCCTATTCAAGGGTGCAGATATCCTCGAAAAAGCCCGCAGCGTCGACACCGTCGTCTTCGACAAGACGGGGACGCTGACCCACGGCGAAATGGAACTGACCGATGTCGTCGTGATTGACCGGCCAGCGACCGATGGGGGCATCGAAAGCGACGGCGGCGTGGTGGAAGCGAGCGTCGACGAGGCGTTCGTCCTTGGGGCTGCGGCCAGCGCGGAATCCAGCTCCGAACACCCACTTGCGGAGGCCATCGTCGACGAGGCCCGCGAGCGTGAGTTGGATGTGGCCAACCCAAGCGAGTTCGAGAACGTCCCCGGCCACGGCGTGCGGGCGACGACCGAGTACGGCGAAACGCTGGTTGGGAATCGAAAGCTAATGGTCGACAACGGGATTGATCCCAAACCTGCGGCCGCAGAGATGGAACGACTTGAAGGCGAAGGAAAGACGGCAATGCTAGTAGCTGTCGACACCCACCTCGTCGGCGTCGTTGCCACCGCCGACACGGTTCGTGAGAGCGCCAAGCAGACCGTCAGCGAACTCCACGAGCGCGGGCTTGAGGTCGTAATGCTGACCGGCGACAACGAGCGCACTGCTGCCGCGGTCGCCAAAGAGGTCGGAATCGATCCGAACAGCGTTCGGGCAGAGGTGTTGCCGGAGGACAAAGCCGACGCAGTCGACGACCTCCAAGCAGACGGGAACCGAGTAATGATGGTTGGTGACGGCGTCAACGACGCCCCCGCCCTGACGACCGCCCACATCGGGGTGGCAATTGGCTCGGGGACCGACGTGGCCATCGAGAGCGCGGATGTGACGCTAATGCGGGATGATCCGGCGGACGTCCTCAAGGTCATTCGGCTCTCGGAGGCGACGCTGTCGAAGATTCGCCAGAACCTGTTTTGGGCGCTGGCCTACAACGCGACGCTGATCCCGGTGGCCTCGCTGGGCCTGCTCAACCCGGCGCTGGCAGGGCTGGCAATGGCTGGCTCCAGCGTGAGCGTGATGACAAACAGCCTGCTGTTCCGCGGCTACGACCCACACGAGGACTACCACCTGCTCGTGACGCGGTTGTTCAGATAG
- a CDS encoding thioredoxin domain-containing protein, producing the protein MSDPLSRNRLDSEASPYLKQHDGNPVNWQPWDETALEAAKEQNKPIFLSIGYSACHWCHVMEEESFEDEAVAERLNENFVPIKVDREERPDLDSIYMTVCQLVTGRGGWPLSAWLTPDGKPFYVGTYFPPEPRGQMPGFGDLLDKISESWSDPDQRDEMKNRADQWTDSACNQLESTPDEPGERPGNDELDDAVRAALRSADREHGGFGSDGPKFPHPGRIDLLLRVYARSGNTDALDVATTTLEGMSTGGIYDQLGGGFHRYAVDREWTVPHFEKMLYDNALLPPLYLAASQLTGQPQYDDVVRETLTFVDRELTHPEGGFYSTLDARSGDEEGTFYVWTPSQVHDFLDEEDAELFCDRYGVTDSGNFEHGTTVLTISETVEHLAEEYDCSVDEVERRLAEAESTLAEAREERTRPPRDEKILAGWNGMMISAYARAAQVLDVDYAEQATDALSFIREQLWDGDSGHLTRRFINGDTKGDGYLEDYAFLARGAFDCYQVTGDVDHLQFALELSEMIVEEFWDAEEGTIYFTPQSGEELVTRPQELDDQSTPSSLGVATDLLLVLDGFVPDVDYTEIAGRVLETHGNRIRGNPLQHVSLTLAADRYAHGGAELTVAADELPTDWRDELADRFLPGVVVAQRPPTEEGLDAWLDQLGFEEAPPVWAGRSAVDDEPTVYACQSFTCSQPETDLEPALEWLEANR; encoded by the coding sequence ATGAGCGACCCCCTCTCTCGGAACCGATTGGATTCGGAAGCGAGCCCGTATCTCAAACAGCACGACGGCAATCCCGTCAACTGGCAGCCGTGGGACGAGACCGCCCTCGAAGCCGCCAAAGAACAGAACAAACCGATCTTCCTCTCGATTGGCTACTCGGCGTGTCATTGGTGTCACGTGATGGAAGAAGAGAGCTTCGAGGACGAGGCGGTTGCCGAACGACTCAACGAGAATTTTGTTCCAATTAAGGTCGACCGCGAGGAGCGTCCCGACCTCGACAGCATCTACATGACGGTCTGTCAACTCGTCACCGGACGGGGCGGCTGGCCGCTGTCGGCGTGGCTCACCCCCGATGGCAAGCCGTTCTACGTCGGCACCTACTTCCCACCCGAGCCGCGGGGCCAGATGCCCGGCTTTGGCGACCTCCTCGACAAAATCAGCGAGTCGTGGAGTGATCCCGACCAGCGCGACGAAATGAAAAACCGCGCCGACCAGTGGACCGACAGCGCCTGCAACCAACTGGAGTCGACGCCGGATGAGCCGGGCGAACGGCCCGGAAACGACGAACTCGACGATGCGGTTCGGGCGGCACTCCGCTCGGCGGACCGCGAACACGGCGGGTTCGGCTCCGACGGCCCGAAGTTCCCCCACCCCGGCCGGATCGACCTCCTGTTGCGTGTGTATGCTCGCAGCGGCAACACCGACGCGCTGGATGTCGCCACCACCACGCTTGAGGGGATGTCGACCGGCGGCATCTACGATCAGTTAGGCGGCGGCTTCCATCGGTACGCCGTCGACCGAGAGTGGACGGTGCCCCACTTCGAGAAGATGCTGTACGACAACGCCCTGTTGCCCCCGCTGTATCTGGCGGCCTCTCAACTTACCGGCCAACCGCAGTACGACGACGTAGTTAGAGAGACCTTAACGTTCGTCGACCGCGAACTCACTCACCCAGAGGGCGGCTTTTACAGCACGCTCGACGCCCGGAGTGGCGACGAGGAGGGCACCTTCTACGTCTGGACGCCCTCGCAGGTCCACGACTTCCTCGATGAGGAAGACGCTGAGCTGTTTTGTGATCGGTACGGTGTCACCGATTCGGGCAACTTCGAGCACGGGACGACCGTCCTGACGATCTCCGAGACGGTCGAACATCTCGCCGAGGAGTACGACTGCTCGGTCGACGAGGTCGAACGTCGACTCGCGGAAGCCGAATCGACGCTTGCGGAGGCCCGCGAGGAGCGAACCCGACCACCGCGAGACGAGAAAATCCTCGCTGGCTGGAATGGGATGATGATCTCGGCGTACGCGCGAGCCGCACAGGTACTCGACGTCGACTACGCCGAACAGGCGACTGACGCACTCTCCTTTATTCGTGAACAGCTGTGGGACGGCGACAGTGGCCACCTCACCCGCCGGTTTATCAACGGCGACACCAAGGGCGACGGCTATCTCGAAGATTACGCCTTCCTCGCTCGGGGGGCATTCGACTGCTACCAAGTCACCGGCGACGTCGACCACCTCCAGTTTGCACTCGAACTAAGCGAGATGATTGTCGAGGAGTTCTGGGACGCCGAGGAGGGGACCATCTACTTCACGCCACAAAGCGGCGAGGAACTGGTGACTCGACCCCAAGAACTCGACGACCAGTCGACGCCCTCCAGCCTCGGTGTGGCCACCGATCTGCTGCTCGTGCTCGACGGCTTCGTGCCCGATGTCGACTACACCGAGATCGCCGGACGGGTACTCGAAACCCACGGCAACCGGATCAGGGGGAATCCGCTCCAGCATGTTTCGCTGACGCTGGCCGCCGACCGCTACGCTCACGGCGGTGCTGAACTCACAGTCGCAGCCGACGAACTGCCAACCGACTGGCGAGATGAACTTGCCGACCGGTTTCTGCCCGGTGTCGTCGTTGCTCAGCGACCGCCAACTGAGGAAGGACTCGACGCGTGGCTCGACCAACTCGGCTTCGAGGAGGCCCCGCCGGTGTGGGCCGGTCGCTCGGCAGTCGACGACGAGCCGACCGTCTACGCCTGCCAGTCGTTCACCTGTTCGCAACCAGAAACCGACCTCGAGCCTGCCTTAGAGTGGCTCGAAGCTAACCGATAG
- a CDS encoding DUF7490 domain-containing protein codes for MKFEKTVVAAAIGVVVVSFVAAAVVPNALADSADEPLRPGHVDIEEVPISPGEITGETATLGVEARLSHRGNPTRNVTVLFRAIDSESNLVETDRTTDVDTLRGERETAVNTNLTVAREGGYRIETIVFRDGQRVDRARRQVSGLEALTPAYAESNVEFAEESAMQPISVGIGSTGDDGVDLDLSGALTNQGDESTGDLEVTFTVRQAESNIVADRVTVPVGDIRAGRTSTVDASAAVPEGYNYYIDAVLWRDSVHVDSARSVANLDPSERISADETETDVEFEASDFESGSGGGMSDDGAMSSDDGSRGEATSEETPGFSAVIGLVALLATALLARRRSQ; via the coding sequence ATGAAGTTTGAAAAGACAGTCGTCGCCGCGGCCATCGGCGTGGTCGTGGTGTCGTTCGTCGCCGCCGCAGTGGTTCCCAACGCGCTTGCGGATTCGGCGGACGAACCCCTCCGCCCGGGGCACGTCGATATCGAGGAGGTACCCATTTCACCCGGCGAAATAACGGGTGAGACGGCCACGCTGGGCGTCGAAGCCAGACTCAGCCACCGGGGTAACCCTACCCGGAACGTGACCGTCCTGTTCCGTGCCATCGACAGCGAGTCGAACCTCGTCGAAACGGATCGGACCACCGACGTCGACACCCTGCGGGGCGAGCGTGAGACAGCCGTCAACACTAATCTCACGGTTGCCCGCGAGGGTGGCTACCGAATCGAGACCATCGTCTTCCGCGATGGCCAGCGTGTCGACCGTGCGAGGCGACAGGTCAGTGGTCTCGAAGCGCTGACCCCCGCCTACGCCGAATCGAACGTCGAGTTCGCCGAGGAAAGCGCGATGCAACCGATCTCGGTGGGTATCGGGTCGACAGGCGATGATGGAGTCGATCTCGACCTGTCGGGGGCACTCACGAATCAGGGCGATGAGTCGACCGGTGACCTCGAAGTGACGTTCACCGTCCGACAGGCCGAATCGAACATTGTCGCCGACCGCGTTACGGTCCCTGTCGGCGACATCCGGGCCGGCCGAACGTCGACTGTCGATGCCAGCGCGGCAGTTCCTGAGGGGTATAACTACTACATCGATGCCGTCCTCTGGCGCGACAGCGTCCACGTCGACTCCGCACGGAGCGTCGCAAATCTCGATCCAAGCGAGCGGATCAGTGCTGACGAGACCGAAACGGACGTCGAATTCGAGGCATCGGACTTCGAATCGGGATCGGGAGGAGGGATGAGTGACGACGGTGCCATGTCGTCCGATGACGGATCCCGGGGCGAGGCAACGAGCGAAGAGACACCCGGCTTCAGTGCCGTCATTGGCCTCGTCGCGCTCCTTGCGACGGCACTGCTTGCTCGGAGGCGATCACAATGA
- a CDS encoding HEAT repeat domain-containing protein: MSNGDEEAETVDSLAERLEAVDEALAAAETESDLDAIEADLDEIESELEASELPVPDDEDEESPAEELESQLEDYREELESQRGPYAEDVIESTEAAKSTIEDGDWTEQGEGEVIEAVEAFTETVGEILDTTVDPISGLDSALDALSDSAAAVDSADLDPDDDSETLAELVDAVDTLEADLEAAQEWDDLTVRETLQSEGYYDVLGHTKDYPPEWAALKEHEKRGNTEMVLLAFDELDSDFMEEHCLDTLARMGPVAATEEAIDAMMQLANKRNKPAIKALGKMGATEAVDTLIEYVDADKDAALQKTTFRALGEIGDERAVQPIADKLLMDNDNVRPQAARALGLLGDTRAIKPLADTLKADDNENVRAQAAWALRQIGTKRALEAVVDHGSDDTFIVQTEIDKARRSLDAAVANA, from the coding sequence ATGAGCAACGGCGACGAGGAAGCCGAGACTGTCGACAGCCTCGCGGAGCGACTGGAGGCCGTCGACGAGGCCCTTGCGGCCGCCGAGACCGAGTCCGATCTCGACGCAATCGAGGCCGACCTCGACGAGATCGAATCGGAACTCGAAGCATCGGAGCTTCCGGTTCCCGACGACGAAGACGAGGAGAGCCCCGCCGAGGAACTCGAATCCCAACTCGAAGACTACCGCGAGGAACTCGAATCCCAGCGCGGTCCCTACGCCGAGGACGTCATCGAGAGCACTGAAGCCGCCAAATCGACCATCGAGGACGGCGACTGGACCGAGCAGGGCGAAGGTGAGGTCATCGAGGCCGTTGAGGCCTTCACCGAGACGGTCGGAGAGATCCTCGACACCACCGTCGACCCGATCTCCGGGCTCGACAGCGCGCTCGACGCACTCAGCGACAGCGCGGCCGCTGTCGACAGCGCCGACCTCGACCCCGACGACGACAGCGAGACCCTCGCGGAGTTGGTCGACGCGGTCGACACCCTCGAAGCCGATCTTGAGGCGGCCCAAGAGTGGGACGACCTCACAGTCCGCGAAACCCTCCAATCGGAGGGCTACTACGACGTGCTGGGCCACACCAAAGACTACCCGCCGGAGTGGGCCGCACTGAAGGAACACGAAAAACGGGGCAACACTGAGATGGTCCTGCTGGCGTTCGATGAACTCGATTCGGACTTCATGGAGGAACACTGTCTCGACACGCTGGCCCGCATGGGGCCGGTCGCCGCGACCGAGGAGGCCATCGACGCGATGATGCAGTTGGCCAACAAGCGCAACAAGCCCGCGATCAAGGCGCTGGGCAAGATGGGCGCGACCGAGGCCGTCGACACACTCATCGAGTACGTCGACGCCGACAAGGACGCCGCCCTCCAGAAGACGACCTTCCGCGCACTCGGCGAGATCGGCGACGAACGCGCCGTCCAACCGATTGCCGACAAACTCCTGATGGACAACGACAACGTCCGCCCGCAGGCCGCCCGCGCGCTCGGCCTGCTCGGCGACACCCGCGCGATCAAACCACTGGCTGACACGCTCAAAGCCGACGACAACGAGAACGTCCGCGCCCAAGCCGCGTGGGCGCTCCGCCAGATCGGCACGAAACGCGCTCTCGAAGCCGTTGTCGACCATGGTTCGGACGACACCTTCATCGTCCAAACCGAGATCGACAAAGCCCGACGCTCGCTCGACGCCGCCGTGGCGAACGCCTGA